The genome window GGCCACACCGCGCGGGCGGTCGGGCGGAATCAGCAGCAGGTCCGTTTCGGGAAGCTTGATGCGGCTGCCGCCGCCCGTGCCCGGCCCGTTGCCGGACCCGATTCCTCCACCGCTTCCCCCGCCCGATCCGCCGCCGGAGCCCGGTCCCACGCCGGGGCCGTCTCCCGGCCCCTGCCCCGTGCCCTGTCCGCCACCGGTGCCCGCCCCCGTCCCCGCGCCCACGGCGGGAGCGGGTGCGCGCGGCGCCGCGGGGGCCGGCGCTGCGGGACGCGGCTGCTCGGGCTTGGGCTGCTCCACCGGCGGAGTCGGAACCGGCGGCGGCGTGGGCTCGGGCGGAATCAGCGCGTCGACTTCCGGCACCACCACGGGCGGAGCCTGCGTGGCGGGCGCGGCCGGAGGCGCGATGTCGATGTACGATACCAGTTCTTCGCCGCCGCTTCCCCCGCCGCCACCGCCGCCGCCCGCGTCGGGAAAGCGCAGGTCCGGCCCGTCGCCCGGAGGCGCGATGGCCAGCAGAGCGGTTGCCCGGCTGAGCCAGATGAAGAGCACGAGCAGCAGCACGTGCGCCACCCCGGCGGCGGCCGCCGCCTGAAGCTGCCCGCGCCTGCTGGGTTTCTTTTGCCCCCCCGCGTACTCAAACACCCGGTCCTCGCTCCTGTCCAGTGCCCGCGCAGACTGCGACGTAGTTCCTCTGATACCGCGCAACGGGCGGCGATGATCCCGGATACGCAAAGAGGCCGGCCAAAGTTGCGCCGAGCCTCGCCCGCGCACGCCGCGGCATCGGCCGAGCTCGCCTCAGGGGAACGCCATCGGTCAGGGGCGGAGATTCAGTCAGTGATCGACCAGACGCCTCCGGCGTCATCCTGAGGGAGCGTGCGCCGCTCTTTCCCTCACGCCGAGTTACGCGCGACCGAAGGATCTACCATCCGCCGAGCCAACGTCGCGACGAGCACGGCCCACGAGGCGACACCATCAAGGACGCAGAAACGCGGGCGCCCCTCGAGGAGAAGCGCCCGCGTTCGGCAGTGCTGGTCAGCGGCCGATCCAGTAGCTGGCCTTGATGACGAACACGTTGTCCGGGCGCTGGCGAAAGATGGCGTTCGCGTCGCGCGAAAGCTCGAAGTCGCCGTACGCCTGCGCACCCGACCGCTGCTGCTGCCACACAAAGAACAGCGTGGAGCCCGGGCGGTACTCCCACCGCACCACGGCGTTGCCGCGCAGGCTGCGGAAGTTGAAGTCCGGGTTGGCGAACGCAAAGTTCGGCGTGGCCTCGGTGCGGTCCGGGTCCAGCGAGTAGCCCACCCGGCGCCCGTCCTGCACGATGGGCGAAATCTGCTGCGCGTCGAACTCCCGCTTGTCCAGCGTGCGCGTGGCGGTGAACTCCTTGAAGCGGTCAAACTCGCCGGTGGCGATGAACGGCTGCGCGAACAGCTCCAGCGTCAGCGTGGGCGAGAACGTCCAGTTCAGCCGCGTGTTCATGGACAGCGTGCGCTGGTGCAGGTCCGAAAACACCGTGCGCTGGCCAAAGAAGTGGTCCGCCGTGGGGTCGGCGAAGTCATCCACGTACTGCTGCGTCGTGTACGAGGCCGAATACGCAGGGCCCAGAGAAAACTGCACGTTGCTGGCGGGTTTTACGCGCATGCTGAGGTCCGCGCTCCAGTTCCATCCGCCGTCCTCGTCGGTGCTGTACCGCGGGCTCGAGCCCAGCACCACCATGCGGCGCGCATCGGTGCTCACGTTCAGCGCCATCAGCAGGCTCGCGGGAGTGCGCACCACGGGGCCGCCGCGTGTAAGCCGGTCGTCGCTGGCCTGCGTGTTGACGATGCTGAACGCGCTCACGTCCCACCAGTTGGCCAGCTGGCCGCCCACGTACGCGTGAAAGTCGCGCCCGGTCAGGTCGCTGTCGAAGTTCACCTGCTGCTGGCTCCCCACGATCACCGCCATGTCGCGGTACAGTTTCGTGGGCCGGTTCCACACCCGCAGCAGGTTGGCGTTGCCCCACACGTAATCCGCCTGCGGCAGGTATCCCAGGTCGTTCGTCTCGTACCCCGGGCTGCGGAAGTCCAGCGCCGCCTCGTACCGCCACGTCCCGGCGTCCTTGGCCACCCGTGTGTATCCGCCAATACCGCGCAGCGAGCGGGCGCCGGTGTCCAGCCGGTCAGAAAACACGCCGTTGGCCCCCGGGTCGCGGTCCGGCCGCTGAAAGTAGCGCGCGGGCGAGTTCTGCAGCCGCAGGATGGCCGCCGAGTCGCCGCCGGCCTCCGACACGACCAGGTTGCCGATCCAGCCGTACGTGCGGTTCTTCCAGTAGACATTCCAGTCCATCCCCACCGCCTCGGCGCGCGAGGGCAGAAACCCGCGCAGGGGCTCGGAATCAAAGCCGCGGATCACCGACGTGCCCAGCGCGCCGATGGTCACGTTGCCGCCGCGCATGTTCTTGCGCAGCCGGCCCACGAAGTAGTTGGTGGCCGGCTCCACCTCTTCCGTAAAGCGGTCGCCTTCCGGGGAAATGGCCAGCGCGCGCTCGCGCCGCGTCACGGCGTCCAGCACACCCACCTGCAGCCCGCCGGGAAGGCGGCCGGTGACCTTGGCCGCGCCCAGGATGTTGCTGCTTTCCGGCGAGCGCGTGAAGGTGGCCGACTGCGTCACGAAGCCCTGCGGCGTCCGCCCGATGCGGCGCGAGTAGAAGGGCTGGATGGTGCTGACGTTGCTGCAGAACTGGCAGCTGAACTCGCCGAAGTCGAACAGCCCGCTTCCTTCCACGAAAAAGGGCCGCTTCTCGGAAAAGAAGACCTCGAACTGCGACAGGTTCACCACCGCGGGGTCCACCTCCACCTGCCCGAAGTCGGGGTTGATGGTGGCGTCCAGCGTAAGCGTGCTGGTGAGCAGCGCCTTTACGTCGCCGCCCACGCGCACGTCGCCGGAGCGGCGGTCCTCGAACGGGCTTCCCGGCTGCAGCGGCTGCACGAACGAGCCGCGCGCCAGCACGTACGGCAGCAGTTCCACGCTGCGGCGGTGGCGCGGCGCCCGCAGCCCCGACACGTGCCCGAACCGGTTGGGCCCGCCCGCCTCGTTCTGCCCCCAGAACGACCACATGTCCCGCTCGTTCTTACGCTCGATGAAGCGCCACACCTGCATGCCCCACGTCTGGTCCGTCCCCGCGGGGTAGCGCAACTGGCTGAACGGAATGCGGAACTCGGCCGTCCACCCCGCGGAGTCCACCCGCGTGGCCACGGTGTAGACGGGGTCCCACGACGGGTCGGCGTACGGCGAGGCCTGTCCGGCGTCGTACTTGACCCCCGACGGGTTCACCTGCAGCACCGTGCGCCCGTTGTGGTCGTGGTAGGTGTCAAAGATCAGCTGCAGGTAGTCGCCTTCCAGCGATTGGTCGCGGCGGCCCAGACGCGTACGCACCCCGGCGGCCCCCGTGGAATCGTACATCCGCGCGCCGATGTACAGCGCCTGGTCGTCGAAGGCCAGGCGGACTTCGGTGCGTTCCGACGCGGGCTGGCCCTCTCTGGGCACCTGCTGCCGGAAGTCCGTGGCGGGCTGCGCGGTGGTCCACACGCCCTCGTTCAGCCGTCCGTCGATGTTGATGGGCTCCTCGCCGCGCACAGCCTGCATCTGCGGCGTGGGCGCGGCGGAGTGCGCCGGCTGCGGCTCCTGCGCCCATGCGGCGGGCGCGCACGCGAGGGCGGCGGCAATACAGGCGGCGGGCAGGCGCCATGCAGACATGAAATACCGTCGTGTTTTGAAGGGATGAGGGCCGTGCGGTCACGCGCCGGGGGCGGGCGCGGAGCCCTGCCCGGCGGGATGCCACCCCCGTGCGGCTGGGGAGCGGTCCGGCCTGATCGCGGGCGTACGGCTTGGATGCTCGCCGGCATCAGAAGGTTTGCGCCCCGTGCAGAACGGATGGCGGCCGCCGCGGGTTTCAGCCACTCTGGTTCGCCGCACCGGCGCGGCGGATCGTCCCGGCCGATGGACGCCAGTCCCCGGTGGATCATCCGGCGGAGCGGCGGCGAAACGGGTGGCGTGCGCGGCGGAACTCCGGACCGCGCGCCGGGCGGCGGAGGGAGAACGCGCCTTTCACGATCAAGTATGATAAAAGAGCGGCTCCGCGGAAAGTGCCGCGGGGCCGCTCTTCATCATCTCATCGACGGCGCTGGACCGAGCCGCCGGTTCTGCATCACGCGCGGCCGGGGCCCGTCACCAGGGAAGCGGGCCGTCCTCGTTGGAAAACGTGCCCGTGGGTCCGTTGGGACCCAGCAGCGCCAGACGCACCGGCTCGCGGGCGGCTTCTTCCACCGAGCGCGTGCCCTGAAAGTCGTTCAGCTCCGTGGACGTGTAGCCCGGGCAGACGGC of Longimicrobium terrae contains these proteins:
- a CDS encoding energy transducer TonB, which encodes MFEYAGGQKKPSRRGQLQAAAAAGVAHVLLLVLFIWLSRATALLAIAPPGDGPDLRFPDAGGGGGGGGSGGEELVSYIDIAPPAAPATQAPPVVVPEVDALIPPEPTPPPVPTPPVEQPKPEQPRPAAPAPAAPRAPAPAVGAGTGAGTGGGQGTGQGPGDGPGVGPGSGGGSGGGSGGGIGSGNGPGTGGGSRIKLPETDLLLIPPDRPRGVASQDVAIRLLVDVRGRVKNARLVTSTGNRGYDDRVRRWASELVFRPAVNLDTNRPVEAETEITVSV
- a CDS encoding DUF5916 domain-containing protein, with amino-acid sequence MSAWRLPAACIAAALACAPAAWAQEPQPAHSAAPTPQMQAVRGEEPINIDGRLNEGVWTTAQPATDFRQQVPREGQPASERTEVRLAFDDQALYIGARMYDSTGAAGVRTRLGRRDQSLEGDYLQLIFDTYHDHNGRTVLQVNPSGVKYDAGQASPYADPSWDPVYTVATRVDSAGWTAEFRIPFSQLRYPAGTDQTWGMQVWRFIERKNERDMWSFWGQNEAGGPNRFGHVSGLRAPRHRRSVELLPYVLARGSFVQPLQPGSPFEDRRSGDVRVGGDVKALLTSTLTLDATINPDFGQVEVDPAVVNLSQFEVFFSEKRPFFVEGSGLFDFGEFSCQFCSNVSTIQPFYSRRIGRTPQGFVTQSATFTRSPESSNILGAAKVTGRLPGGLQVGVLDAVTRRERALAISPEGDRFTEEVEPATNYFVGRLRKNMRGGNVTIGALGTSVIRGFDSEPLRGFLPSRAEAVGMDWNVYWKNRTYGWIGNLVVSEAGGDSAAILRLQNSPARYFQRPDRDPGANGVFSDRLDTGARSLRGIGGYTRVAKDAGTWRYEAALDFRSPGYETNDLGYLPQADYVWGNANLLRVWNRPTKLYRDMAVIVGSQQQVNFDSDLTGRDFHAYVGGQLANWWDVSAFSIVNTQASDDRLTRGGPVVRTPASLLMALNVSTDARRMVVLGSSPRYSTDEDGGWNWSADLSMRVKPASNVQFSLGPAYSASYTTQQYVDDFADPTADHFFGQRTVFSDLHQRTLSMNTRLNWTFSPTLTLELFAQPFIATGEFDRFKEFTATRTLDKREFDAQQISPIVQDGRRVGYSLDPDRTEATPNFAFANPDFNFRSLRGNAVVRWEYRPGSTLFFVWQQQRSGAQAYGDFELSRDANAIFRQRPDNVFVIKASYWIGR